The proteins below come from a single Halomicroarcula saliterrae genomic window:
- a CDS encoding RNA 2'-phosphotransferase, whose protein sequence is MPADARTCPDHGFFEGPDCPRCGAAGEPVVEGGRRRQLSKFVSGALRHFPDDAGLELDDAGWTPLPDLVDAVESKYHWPDRETVEAVLATDPKGRFERDPGFGTAPDRVRAAYGHSVEVDIEDDGGPVPETLYHGTAPRNVESITDEGLRPMSRQRVHLSASVETATDVGNRHAEDPVVLEVDAGAMERDGHDIAHRGEATYTTECVPPQYLSRRSE, encoded by the coding sequence ATGCCAGCGGACGCACGCACCTGTCCGGACCACGGCTTCTTCGAGGGGCCCGACTGCCCGCGCTGTGGCGCGGCGGGTGAGCCGGTCGTCGAGGGCGGTCGGCGGCGGCAGCTCTCGAAGTTCGTGTCGGGCGCTCTGCGACACTTCCCCGACGACGCCGGGCTGGAGCTGGACGACGCGGGCTGGACGCCGCTTCCCGACCTCGTCGACGCCGTCGAGTCGAAGTACCACTGGCCCGACCGCGAGACCGTCGAGGCCGTCCTCGCGACGGACCCGAAGGGCCGGTTCGAGCGCGACCCCGGCTTCGGGACCGCGCCGGACCGCGTCCGGGCGGCCTACGGCCACTCGGTCGAGGTAGACATCGAGGACGACGGCGGCCCGGTGCCGGAGACGCTCTATCACGGCACCGCGCCCCGAAACGTCGAGTCCATCACCGACGAGGGGCTCCGGCCGATGAGCCGCCAGCGGGTCCACCTCTCGGCGAGCGTCGAGACGGCGACGGACGTGGGCAATCGCCACGCCGAGGACCCGGTAGTGCTCGAAGTCGACGCGGGGGCGATGGAACGGGACGGCCACGACATCGCACACAGGGGGGAAGCGACCTACACCACCGAGTGCGTCCCGCCGCAGTACCTCTCGCGGCGGTCGGAATAA
- the gpmI gene encoding 2,3-bisphosphoglycerate-independent phosphoglycerate mutase: MQVGLVILDGWGLNPDENARDAVAAAETPNFDRYREAGADSTLTTHGRRVGLPEGQMGNSEVGHLNIGAGRVVKQDSARVSDAVARSRGTSPPDEDDQDPPFFENEQILSAFDYAETNDGTVHFMGLVSDGGVHSYQDHLHALIELADERGTEAVTHAFTDGRDTSPKGGEGYLSQLASHAEKHGTGHVATVTGRYYAMDRDQNWERTRRAYDAVVDADGDHEVGAAVTATTESYARDTTDEFIEPTVVGDYEGMADGDAAIFFNFRSDRARQLTRLLANIRPDAWGADTEPPTIRMVTMTQYDSTFDLPVAFPPNQPEQTYGEVLSTAGLTQLRLAESEKYPHVTYFLNGGREVEFEGERREIVQSPDVPTYDLQPEMSAPGVTDTAIDVIETEDPDALVLNYANPDMVGHTGDFDAATTAVEAVDEQLGRLVETIHDAGGHVLVCADHGNADDMGTEDDPHTAHTTNPVPFIYVAPDGTAAGRSARDGGTLADLAPTMLSLVDIDQPEEMTGEPLVE; this comes from the coding sequence ATGCAAGTCGGGCTCGTAATCCTCGATGGCTGGGGACTGAATCCGGACGAGAACGCACGGGACGCCGTGGCCGCGGCCGAGACACCGAACTTCGACCGGTACCGCGAGGCGGGCGCGGACTCGACGTTGACGACACACGGGCGCCGCGTCGGACTGCCCGAGGGCCAGATGGGCAATAGCGAGGTGGGCCACCTCAACATCGGCGCCGGCCGCGTCGTCAAGCAGGACTCCGCGCGCGTCAGCGACGCCGTCGCCCGGTCGCGTGGGACGAGCCCGCCCGACGAGGACGACCAGGACCCGCCCTTCTTCGAGAACGAACAGATCCTGTCTGCCTTCGACTACGCCGAGACCAACGACGGCACAGTCCACTTCATGGGTCTGGTCTCCGACGGCGGCGTCCACTCGTATCAGGACCACCTCCACGCGCTCATCGAACTCGCCGACGAGCGCGGGACGGAGGCGGTCACCCACGCCTTCACCGACGGACGCGACACCTCGCCGAAGGGCGGCGAGGGGTACCTCTCCCAGCTCGCGTCCCACGCCGAGAAACACGGTACCGGCCACGTCGCGACGGTCACCGGCCGCTACTACGCCATGGACCGCGACCAGAACTGGGAGCGCACCCGCCGGGCCTACGACGCCGTCGTCGACGCCGACGGCGACCACGAGGTCGGCGCCGCCGTCACGGCCACCACCGAATCGTACGCCCGCGACACCACCGACGAGTTCATCGAGCCGACCGTCGTCGGCGATTACGAGGGGATGGCCGACGGCGACGCGGCTATCTTCTTCAACTTCCGCTCGGACCGCGCCCGCCAGCTCACCCGGCTGCTCGCGAACATCCGCCCGGACGCGTGGGGCGCCGACACCGAGCCGCCGACCATCCGGATGGTCACGATGACGCAGTACGACAGCACCTTCGACCTCCCCGTCGCCTTCCCGCCGAACCAGCCCGAGCAGACCTACGGTGAGGTGCTCTCGACCGCCGGCCTGACCCAGCTTCGGCTGGCCGAGTCCGAGAAGTACCCGCACGTCACCTACTTCCTCAACGGCGGGCGCGAAGTGGAGTTCGAGGGCGAGCGCCGCGAAATCGTCCAGAGCCCGGACGTGCCGACCTACGACCTCCAGCCCGAGATGAGCGCCCCCGGCGTCACCGACACCGCTATCGACGTCATCGAGACGGAGGACCCCGACGCCCTGGTGTTGAACTACGCCAACCCCGACATGGTGGGCCACACGGGCGACTTCGACGCGGCGACCACCGCCGTCGAGGCCGTCGACGAACAGCTCGGCCGGCTGGTCGAGACCATCCACGACGCCGGCGGGCACGTCCTCGTCTGTGCCGACCACGGCAACGCCGACGACATGGGGACCGAGGACGACCCCCACACCGCACACACGACGAACCCGGTGCCGTTCATCTACGTCGCGCCCGACGGGACCGCCGCCGGACGGTCGGCCCGCGACGGCGGCACGCTGGCCGACCTCGCGCCGACGATGCTCTCGCTCGTCGACATCGACCAGCCCGAGGAGATGACCGGCGAACCGCTGGTGGAGTAA
- a CDS encoding DUF7522 family protein has protein sequence MTRNILSDDLADSIVTTARTATGDSLRSVTYFTRANFEQLYLREDLEQDADLNDFVGHEWQGYKQTKNAYQDSELGEYRFTVRAFENGYLLRATTERQGVLITTDGLSMGSYEEIAEAIERLLREESGKE, from the coding sequence ATGACGCGAAATATCCTCTCGGACGATCTGGCCGACAGCATCGTCACGACAGCGCGGACGGCCACGGGCGACTCGCTGCGGTCGGTGACGTACTTCACCCGGGCGAACTTCGAGCAGCTGTATCTACGCGAGGACCTGGAACAGGACGCCGATCTCAACGACTTCGTCGGCCACGAGTGGCAGGGGTACAAACAGACCAAGAACGCCTACCAGGACTCCGAGCTGGGCGAGTACCGGTTCACGGTGCGGGCCTTCGAGAACGGCTATCTGCTGCGGGCGACCACGGAGCGACAGGGCGTGCTCATCACCACCGACGGGCTCTCGATGGGCTCCTACGAGGAGATCGCCGAGGCCATCGAACGGCTCCTGCGCGAGGAGTCGGGCAAGGAATAG
- a CDS encoding sodium:calcium antiporter encodes MVLFDVLYVGVAVVALWFGADQFVTGAARVARRLGVSGLVVGLTVVAFGTSAPEFAVTLDAALAGQSDISVANVVGSNVLNLGFILGGVALVRALVTSPTLVRRDGLLLVASTALLLGLAADGRLSALEGAVLFASLLAYLGVLVRTESDGATTAADPFHPPDVGRLVVGLALVVGGGHLLVVSAVDIARVAGVSEWVIGLTVVAAGTSLPEFATSLAAARTGRTGISAGNLVGSCIFNALGVLGLAALVQPLTVSPVGVEGTAWLLGTTVLVVVLFYTEETLSRLEGGLLVVLNAANWLLNLV; translated from the coding sequence GTGGTCCTGTTCGACGTGCTCTACGTCGGCGTCGCCGTCGTCGCGCTCTGGTTCGGTGCCGACCAGTTCGTCACCGGTGCCGCCCGCGTCGCCCGCCGACTCGGCGTCTCGGGACTCGTCGTCGGCCTCACAGTCGTCGCCTTCGGCACCTCGGCCCCCGAGTTCGCGGTGACGCTCGACGCCGCCCTCGCGGGCCAGTCTGACATCTCCGTGGCCAACGTCGTCGGCTCCAACGTGTTGAACCTCGGGTTCATCCTCGGCGGGGTCGCGCTGGTTCGGGCGCTCGTCACCTCGCCGACGCTCGTGCGCCGCGACGGCCTCCTGCTCGTCGCCTCGACGGCGCTGCTGCTCGGCCTCGCCGCCGACGGGCGACTCTCGGCACTCGAAGGCGCGGTGCTTTTCGCGTCGCTGCTCGCGTATCTGGGCGTGCTCGTCCGCACCGAGTCCGACGGCGCGACGACCGCGGCCGACCCGTTTCACCCGCCCGACGTTGGCCGGCTGGTCGTCGGCCTCGCGCTGGTCGTCGGCGGCGGCCACCTGCTCGTCGTCTCGGCGGTCGACATCGCCCGCGTCGCCGGCGTCTCCGAGTGGGTCATCGGGCTCACTGTCGTCGCCGCCGGCACCTCGCTTCCGGAGTTCGCCACCTCGCTCGCCGCCGCTCGGACCGGTCGGACGGGCATCTCCGCGGGGAATCTGGTCGGCAGCTGCATCTTCAACGCCCTGGGCGTGCTGGGACTGGCCGCGCTGGTCCAGCCACTCACCGTCTCACCGGTCGGTGTCGAGGGGACAGCGTGGCTGCTTGGAACCACCGTACTGGTAGTGGTGCTGTTCTACACCGAAGAAACGCTCTCACGACTGGAGGGCGGGCTGTTGGTCGTGCTCAACGCTGCGAACTGGCTCCTGAACCTGGTGTAA
- a CDS encoding DNA double-strand break repair nuclease NurA → MTLDPVHVDGIAQLAGQVRATVETSDQGAAAEEVWESFLDPLWQDGRELLSPMGEQRRRKVPVADIALEDPPFPTQHGLDSGTINPTTFKNGLVLDVAQAAMSAVPSDVELHRGRTIIMGVHSNDTTISLGGEWRRGDRGYARRRVLDVPKVDRYEQRVVHALALYLAESEHALLNADVVEDLFILDGPVYPTGLLRWAERDTELADLLSEDDRPKTVVGNYVELVEQFVERDVPLVGFIKNSAAKGLTRAVRRKTNAPWVDDTAFFRRVLERRDDGGELQTEALTCTNWFRSRGGTDGVMAADGDALGIERSLDPELYEVTFFVLYDPRTDLVFRVEAPYAFTRDPDRRERLTRQILHEVACEQGPPLAVAKADELAGIDRQGSEELTRRIERAFDIDREKSYDDSRWGAVDEAF, encoded by the coding sequence ATGACGCTGGACCCGGTGCACGTCGACGGAATCGCCCAGCTCGCCGGGCAGGTGCGGGCGACCGTCGAGACGAGTGACCAGGGGGCCGCCGCCGAGGAGGTGTGGGAGTCGTTTCTGGACCCGCTGTGGCAGGACGGGCGGGAACTGCTGTCGCCCATGGGCGAGCAGCGCCGCCGGAAGGTCCCCGTCGCGGACATCGCGCTGGAGGACCCGCCGTTCCCGACCCAGCACGGGCTCGACTCGGGGACCATCAACCCGACGACGTTCAAGAACGGGCTCGTACTGGACGTGGCCCAGGCGGCCATGAGTGCGGTTCCCTCCGACGTCGAACTCCACCGCGGTCGGACCATCATCATGGGCGTCCACTCGAACGACACCACCATCTCGCTCGGCGGCGAGTGGCGCCGCGGCGACCGCGGGTACGCGCGCCGGCGGGTGCTCGACGTGCCGAAAGTCGACCGCTACGAACAGCGGGTCGTCCACGCACTGGCGCTGTATCTGGCCGAGAGCGAACACGCCCTGTTGAACGCTGACGTGGTCGAGGACCTGTTCATCCTCGACGGCCCCGTCTACCCGACCGGCCTGCTCCGGTGGGCCGAACGCGACACCGAACTGGCCGACCTGCTGTCGGAGGACGACCGACCGAAGACCGTCGTCGGGAACTACGTCGAACTGGTCGAGCAGTTCGTCGAGCGGGACGTGCCGCTGGTCGGCTTCATCAAGAACTCCGCGGCGAAGGGACTCACGCGAGCGGTGCGGCGGAAGACCAACGCGCCGTGGGTCGACGACACCGCCTTCTTCCGGCGGGTGCTCGAACGCCGCGACGACGGCGGCGAGCTGCAGACCGAGGCGCTGACCTGCACGAACTGGTTTCGCTCCCGGGGCGGCACCGACGGCGTGATGGCCGCCGATGGGGACGCGCTGGGCATCGAGCGCTCGCTCGACCCCGAGCTGTACGAGGTGACCTTCTTCGTCCTCTATGACCCCCGGACGGACCTCGTCTTCCGCGTCGAGGCCCCCTACGCCTTCACGCGGGACCCCGACCGCCGGGAGCGGCTCACGCGCCAGATACTCCACGAGGTGGCCTGCGAACAGGGGCCGCCACTGGCCGTCGCCAAGGCCGACGAGCTGGCGGGTATCGACCGGCAGGGCAGCGAGGAGTTGACCCGTCGCATCGAGCGCGCGTTCGACATCGACCGGGAGAAGAGCTACGACGACTCGCGGTGGGGCGCCGTCGACGAGGCCTTCTAG
- a CDS encoding DoxX family membrane protein, which translates to MVQDTLQFGTVGDDIAGGWLPVVLRGLVVLILTAPAVSKFLRYSDRAANFAAYGIPAPEITVLLVGVAQLFAVVTIAAGAAGRLGALVTVPVMLTAMAVDAVNVFNALVLVGCVGIVLLGTGNYSVWEPFRFGE; encoded by the coding sequence ATGGTTCAAGACACACTCCAGTTCGGGACCGTCGGAGACGATATCGCGGGCGGTTGGCTGCCCGTCGTACTGCGCGGCCTCGTAGTTCTGATTCTCACCGCTCCAGCGGTGTCGAAGTTCCTCCGCTACAGCGACCGCGCGGCGAACTTCGCCGCGTACGGGATTCCAGCCCCCGAGATAACCGTGCTGCTCGTCGGCGTCGCCCAGCTCTTTGCCGTCGTGACGATCGCTGCCGGCGCTGCGGGGCGACTCGGCGCGCTGGTGACGGTCCCGGTGATGCTGACCGCCATGGCGGTCGATGCTGTCAACGTCTTCAACGCGCTCGTCCTGGTCGGCTGTGTCGGGATCGTCCTTCTCGGCACGGGGAACTACTCGGTGTGGGAACCGTTCCGCTTCGGTGAGTGA
- a CDS encoding helix-turn-helix domain-containing protein, whose amino-acid sequence MRYMDVRMYPDWETFPSLKQRLFREPDIRRRKLHALKLLDDGTVAALAEVDGDLDRYREILRETPEVRRFAVSGDESGYCYSQIEPTAASKALLQRREAGQFIVEMPMTFTDDGGLQMTIVGSESDLTAVPDLFDDIDVELVSTGPYVPDAGGVFSALTDRQREALTTAVQLGYYETPREATLDDLGTALDIDPGTVGRHLRSVESKVFAEFVP is encoded by the coding sequence ATGCGATACATGGACGTCAGGATGTATCCGGACTGGGAGACCTTTCCGTCGCTCAAACAGCGGCTCTTTCGGGAACCGGATATCCGACGGCGGAAGCTCCACGCGCTCAAACTCCTCGACGACGGCACCGTGGCAGCGCTGGCGGAGGTCGACGGCGACCTCGACCGGTACCGGGAGATTCTGCGCGAGACGCCGGAGGTCCGACGGTTCGCGGTCTCGGGCGACGAGTCGGGCTACTGTTACTCCCAGATAGAACCGACGGCGGCCAGCAAAGCGTTGCTCCAGCGCCGCGAGGCGGGGCAGTTCATCGTCGAGATGCCGATGACGTTCACCGACGACGGCGGGCTCCAGATGACCATCGTCGGGTCGGAGAGCGACCTGACGGCCGTCCCGGACCTGTTCGACGACATCGACGTCGAACTCGTCTCTACCGGCCCGTACGTCCCGGACGCCGGCGGCGTCTTCTCGGCGCTCACCGACCGCCAGCGGGAGGCGCTGACCACCGCAGTGCAGCTCGGCTACTACGAGACGCCGCGCGAGGCGACGCTCGACGACCTCGGGACGGCGCTCGATATCGACCCCGGGACGGTCGGCAGACATCTCCGATCCGTGGAATCGAAGGTGTTTGCCGAGTTCGTACCGTAG
- a CDS encoding DUF7113 family protein: protein MLLVSGTAGGTGLTGTLYEPGEEPPSFRGAPDEAAPYVWVCDAFYEVESGGKRQTVGDRDLRVAFESPSPRGFQDRAAALSAAREHIRTQFARLGVPTNEVELSVRQAADA, encoded by the coding sequence ATGTTACTGGTATCCGGCACCGCTGGGGGGACCGGGCTGACCGGCACGCTGTACGAACCGGGCGAGGAGCCGCCGTCGTTCCGGGGCGCACCGGACGAGGCGGCGCCGTACGTCTGGGTGTGTGACGCCTTCTACGAAGTCGAGAGCGGTGGGAAACGCCAGACCGTCGGGGACCGAGACCTCCGGGTGGCCTTCGAGTCCCCCTCGCCCCGGGGATTTCAGGACCGGGCGGCGGCGCTCTCGGCGGCCAGAGAGCACATCCGCACCCAGTTCGCCCGGCTCGGCGTCCCGACGAACGAGGTCGAACTGTCGGTCCGGCAGGCCGCCGACGCATAG
- a CDS encoding endonuclease/exonuclease/phosphatase family protein translates to MKPVRMMSFNVRYDTAKDGVHNWAHRRRLVADTVTYHDPDVVGVQEAMTHQLRELETMLPGYEWVGDARDTVATSGEHTAVGYRRDRFTAEGTDTFWLSPTPEEANSVGWDARHPRVATWARLRDRATGDGLLLMNTHLDHRGERARIEGIRLVLERLAALVEDEAVVLSGDFNCVVGEPAHGAASGSPLPGGRRLRDSRRLAPHCHGPTTTRTDFETLVPDMGIDHVFVSDDTEVTGWSAVTDRDDAHYASDHLPVVVDCEC, encoded by the coding sequence ATGAAGCCGGTGCGGATGATGTCGTTCAACGTTCGGTACGACACTGCCAAGGACGGTGTACACAACTGGGCACACCGGCGACGGCTGGTGGCCGACACCGTCACGTACCACGACCCGGACGTCGTCGGAGTGCAGGAGGCCATGACCCACCAGCTCCGGGAGCTGGAGACGATGCTCCCGGGGTACGAGTGGGTCGGCGACGCCCGAGACACCGTCGCAACGAGCGGGGAGCACACGGCGGTCGGCTACCGGCGCGACCGCTTTACTGCCGAGGGGACCGACACGTTTTGGCTCTCGCCGACGCCCGAGGAGGCCAACTCCGTCGGCTGGGACGCACGCCACCCTCGCGTCGCGACGTGGGCTCGCCTCCGGGACCGGGCCACTGGCGACGGGCTCTTGCTGATGAACACACATCTGGACCACCGGGGCGAACGCGCCCGCATCGAGGGAATCAGGCTGGTGCTGGAGCGACTGGCCGCGCTCGTCGAGGACGAGGCGGTCGTTCTGAGCGGGGACTTCAACTGTGTCGTCGGCGAGCCGGCCCACGGCGCCGCCAGTGGCTCCCCCCTCCCAGGGGGTCGACGGCTCCGCGACAGCCGGCGGCTGGCGCCCCACTGCCACGGGCCGACGACGACCCGGACCGACTTCGAGACGCTCGTCCCCGACATGGGTATCGACCACGTCTTCGTCAGCGACGACACCGAGGTCACCGGCTGGTCGGCCGTCACCGACCGCGACGACGCCCACTACGCGTCCGACCACCTGCCCGTCGTCGTCGACTGTGAGTGCTGA
- a CDS encoding ATP-binding protein, producing the protein MSDLGDFTDFDGDSDDGAESDSGDAAVDEPDAADEFETMDVTPAGTDTGLGVLSAADGLRISEDDDECNLRAYVTVQNRSRVRLGKYLLVPYPDGAASTPAGGPAGGERLFCRISALEYAQEFRADDATEIHARRAMREEGIDEQDFKFMATLDPIAVLYRDGDELKRRMTDRVPKPETVVREASDKSEIKTGLKIPEDGVFLGHLSVGGEKVKTSAKPPTIDYRLKDDYESGDPLVFRHTLVAGGTGSGKTHSSKNVLRQYLGRTYEMGDGRTPELAVVQFDPQDEYAQMHDDNPEMDDEFARRCEREGVKTGGHDDTIAFVPKVAGAEYNASHHRAEQVEFTIPFSLVHSNPWLIAGSSLNDNQYGALVNTLLPRFEREYGRSASYDQFITFLNDPALKEELDETGDIHEATFDAVKRRVRGFGGVFDQDARPITDQISQLVRDGGLTVIPTYHITDSRTASTIVLAVSSLLIDQKLSNDPLYDRIKETPLVLGMDEAHNFLTDADSVQGRKVIGKFTEAAKQGRKERLGLYLITQDPQDIADPVFKQINTTMVLNLGDEDAIKAVNIPRNLESKVPYMEKGQRVVYSPDNSEPVELIGLSTCVTRHGRE; encoded by the coding sequence ATGTCCGACCTCGGGGATTTCACCGATTTCGACGGCGATAGCGACGACGGGGCCGAATCGGACAGCGGCGACGCCGCTGTCGACGAGCCCGACGCCGCCGACGAGTTCGAGACCATGGACGTCACGCCGGCCGGGACGGACACCGGGCTGGGCGTCCTCTCGGCGGCCGACGGGCTGCGTATCAGCGAGGACGACGACGAGTGTAATCTCCGTGCGTACGTCACGGTCCAGAACCGCTCGCGAGTGCGACTCGGCAAGTATCTGCTCGTCCCGTACCCCGACGGGGCGGCTTCGACGCCGGCCGGAGGGCCCGCGGGCGGCGAGCGGCTCTTCTGTCGCATCTCGGCCCTGGAGTACGCCCAGGAGTTCCGCGCCGACGACGCGACCGAAATCCACGCCCGCCGGGCGATGCGCGAGGAGGGTATCGACGAGCAGGACTTCAAGTTCATGGCGACGCTCGACCCCATCGCCGTGCTGTACCGGGACGGGGACGAACTCAAACGCCGGATGACCGACCGCGTCCCCAAACCCGAGACCGTCGTCCGCGAGGCCAGCGACAAGTCCGAGATAAAGACCGGGCTGAAGATTCCGGAAGACGGCGTCTTCCTGGGCCACCTCTCGGTCGGCGGCGAGAAGGTCAAAACGAGCGCGAAACCCCCCACTATCGACTACCGGCTGAAAGACGACTACGAGTCGGGCGACCCGCTGGTCTTCAGGCACACGCTCGTGGCCGGTGGCACCGGGTCGGGGAAGACCCACAGCTCGAAGAACGTCCTCCGGCAGTATCTGGGCCGCACCTACGAGATGGGCGACGGCCGCACCCCAGAACTCGCCGTCGTCCAGTTCGACCCGCAGGACGAGTACGCCCAGATGCACGACGACAACCCCGAGATGGACGACGAGTTCGCCCGCCGGTGCGAACGCGAGGGGGTCAAGACGGGCGGGCACGACGACACCATCGCCTTCGTCCCGAAGGTCGCGGGCGCCGAATACAACGCCAGCCACCACCGCGCCGAACAGGTCGAGTTCACCATCCCGTTCTCGCTGGTCCACTCGAACCCGTGGCTCATCGCCGGCTCCAGCCTGAACGACAACCAGTACGGCGCGCTGGTGAACACACTGCTGCCGCGGTTCGAGCGCGAGTACGGCCGGAGCGCCAGCTACGACCAGTTCATCACGTTCCTGAACGACCCCGCGCTCAAGGAGGAACTCGACGAGACCGGCGACATCCACGAGGCCACCTTCGACGCCGTGAAACGACGGGTTCGTGGCTTCGGCGGCGTCTTCGACCAGGACGCCCGCCCCATCACCGACCAGATTTCACAGCTCGTGCGGGACGGCGGCCTGACCGTGATTCCGACCTACCACATCACGGACTCACGGACGGCCTCGACCATCGTCCTCGCGGTGTCGAGCCTGCTCATCGACCAGAAGCTCTCGAACGACCCGCTGTACGACCGCATCAAGGAGACGCCGCTCGTGTTGGGGATGGACGAGGCCCACAACTTCCTCACCGACGCCGACAGCGTCCAGGGCCGCAAGGTCATCGGGAAGTTCACCGAGGCGGCAAAGCAGGGCCGGAAAGAACGGCTCGGGCTCTATCTCATCACGCAGGACCCACAGGACATCGCCGACCCCGTGTTCAAACAGATAAACACGACGATGGTGCTGAATCTGGGCGACGAGGACGCGATCAAGGCGGTCAACATCCCCCGGAACCTCGAATCGAAGGTCCCCTACATGGAGAAGGGCCAGCGAGTGGTGTACTCGCCGGACAACTCCGAGCCGGTGGAGCTCATCGGCCTCTCGACGTGTGTGACCCGTCACGGGCGGGAGTGA
- a CDS encoding Bax inhibitor-1 family protein: protein MSGSFGEQAVNATETIDQNLNKIIGIATGLVAVNILLLLALSFVPPVVALGRVLFGNFFLGIAVFAVTVGGGSWVASKGTQRGSLPLAGAGVTLTQVGYALFGATILGGVAAALKLTAVGISVVVTAGITGAVAYVVFTTNRDFSSWQNYSFYCFIGGFAVGAVGFFVFQPLVILASLIFFAAFIVSLTYEIWAVKQNRYASDLRNAIGIYVAVMGVFVNVLLWVLRILELLDA from the coding sequence ATGAGCGGGTCATTTGGTGAACAGGCCGTCAACGCTACGGAAACAATCGACCAGAACCTGAACAAGATAATCGGGATAGCCACCGGACTCGTCGCAGTCAACATCCTGTTGCTGCTGGCGCTGTCGTTCGTGCCGCCGGTGGTCGCGCTGGGGAGGGTCCTGTTCGGGAACTTCTTCCTCGGAATCGCCGTCTTCGCCGTCACCGTCGGGGGCGGCTCGTGGGTCGCGAGCAAGGGGACCCAGCGCGGGAGTCTCCCGCTCGCGGGGGCCGGCGTCACGCTGACGCAGGTCGGGTACGCCCTCTTCGGAGCGACGATACTGGGCGGAGTGGCGGCGGCCCTCAAACTGACCGCCGTCGGCATCTCAGTCGTCGTTACCGCCGGTATCACCGGCGCGGTCGCCTACGTGGTGTTCACGACGAACAGGGACTTCTCCAGCTGGCAGAACTACTCTTTCTACTGTTTCATCGGCGGGTTCGCGGTCGGGGCGGTCGGGTTCTTCGTCTTCCAGCCGCTCGTCATACTCGCCAGCCTCATCTTCTTCGCCGCGTTCATCGTCAGCCTCACCTACGAGATCTGGGCGGTCAAGCAGAACCGCTACGCCAGCGACCTGCGCAACGCTATCGGCATCTACGTCGCCGTCATGGGCGTGTTCGTCAACGTGCTCCTCTGGGTGCTTCGCATCCTCGAACTGCTCGACGCCTGA
- a CDS encoding universal stress protein, whose product MSKRILVPVDGSEQAAVATAFAAENFPDATLVLFHVINPAEAGYSAQASVPSFSEEWYEQKQTEARERFDELAAVAREAGVETVERVVEVGRPTKTIVEYAEENDIDQIVMGSHGRSGMSRILLGSVAEIVVRRATVPVTVVR is encoded by the coding sequence ATGAGCAAGCGTATTCTCGTCCCGGTCGACGGCTCCGAGCAGGCCGCGGTGGCCACGGCGTTCGCGGCCGAGAACTTCCCCGACGCGACGCTGGTACTCTTTCACGTCATCAACCCCGCCGAGGCGGGCTACAGCGCGCAGGCGTCCGTGCCGTCCTTCTCCGAGGAGTGGTACGAACAGAAGCAGACGGAGGCCCGGGAACGGTTCGACGAGCTGGCGGCCGTCGCCCGCGAGGCCGGCGTCGAGACGGTCGAGCGGGTGGTAGAGGTCGGCCGCCCGACCAAGACCATCGTCGAATACGCCGAGGAGAACGACATCGACCAGATCGTCATGGGAAGTCACGGCCGGTCGGGGATGTCCAGAATTCTGCTGGGTAGCGTCGCCGAAATCGTCGTTCGGCGAGCGACCGTTCCGGTGACTGTCGTGCGGTGA
- a CDS encoding universal stress protein — MTLLVPFDGSELSEAALERATEFAEFTGEDVVALTVVPDEPEYALSRNWLDADDPFDPDAIADRLRDRVADIAPEADFRYEIPEDVSSMASITTDVIRTIRAVAHDVEASVVFIGSENAGRVSSPVSSVGAPVSEDPGYDVYIIRHA, encoded by the coding sequence ATGACGCTACTCGTCCCCTTCGACGGCTCGGAGCTCTCGGAAGCCGCCCTCGAACGCGCCACCGAGTTCGCGGAGTTCACCGGCGAGGACGTGGTCGCGCTGACGGTCGTCCCCGACGAGCCGGAGTACGCACTCTCGCGGAACTGGCTCGACGCCGACGACCCGTTCGACCCGGACGCCATCGCCGACCGGCTCCGCGACCGCGTCGCGGACATCGCCCCCGAGGCCGACTTCCGCTACGAGATTCCCGAGGACGTGAGTTCGATGGCCTCCATCACGACCGACGTGATACGGACCATCCGCGCGGTCGCCCACGACGTCGAGGCCTCCGTCGTCTTCATCGGCAGCGAGAACGCCGGGCGCGTCTCCTCGCCGGTGTCGAGTGTCGGCGCCCCCGTCTCGGAGGACCCGGGGTACGACGTGTATATAATACGGCACGCGTGA